The Microbacterium sp. W4I20 genome segment CGCCGCCCCACAGCGCTCCGGTGATGCCCTTGGTGCGGCTGCGGTCGATCGCCCGCAGCACCTCGGGGTCGGCGACGTACAGCGCCGCGAGATCCGGGCGGTCGATCGAACGCACCACGACGGAGCAGTCGGATGCCGTGAGCACGGCACCCGCGCGGGCCTCCAGGGCGACGGCGGCGTCGCGGTCATCGAGCGGCGGAGGGTCGAGCCGGTCGAGCTCGCCGGTCACGTCGACCTGCTCGACCAAGACGTGCGGATGCAGTTCCGGCAGCATCCGCACCAGGTCGGCGTCGTACAGGTAGCCGCCGTTGACGAGCACCTCGTCGGCGGGCGAGATGCCGGCCACCTGCCGGAACTCGTCGACGGTCTGCGCGTAGCGGATGTGCGGATACCGCTCGACGAGGTCGCCGACCCGGATGGTCCCGTGCGTGGTCTCCACCGTGAGCCAGCGGGTGATGAACCGGGCGAGCTCCTCGTCGTGGCGCACCAGCGACTTGAGGCCCACCTCGTGCACCGCGACGAACTGCGCGAGACGGTGCGGTTCGCGCAGACCCAGCTCGAGCACCCAGCGGCGGATGCCGGCGCCGAGCTGTTCGCGGACCCGTTCCAGCGCCGCATCCTCCACCAGCGATTCACGGCTCGCGGTGGGGGCGAGCCCGGTGGAGTCGATGACCGCCCGCACGAAGAACGCCCAATCGGGCAGCACGTCGTCGACACGCTCGGAGAGCAGCATCCGTCCGAGGTACATCCGGGTCGCCTGCCGGGCTCCGGGCGGCGGGGCATAGGGCAGCACGTAAGCGAGGCCACGGGTACCGGTGGCCGGCTCGCTCAGCTCGATCACGTCGAGAGGGCTCGCGCCGAGGAGGTCCCGGCCGTACCGCACCGCCGCCTCGAGGTCTTCGGCCGCGTCGAGGAACGGCGGGTCTCTCGTGATGTCCTGGTCGCCGCCGACGGTGTCGATCGTGACGCGCACCGGAAGGAACTCCCCGAAGGTCGTCGCCAGCTCCCGCACCGCCGCGGGCCGCAGCAGCTCGTCGGCGTCGAAGCGGGGCACGAGGTGCACGCTGGTGCCGATCGGCAGCTCTTCGTCGA includes the following:
- a CDS encoding HSP90 family protein, encoding MQWEGAPVSAEVQQFQVDLRGVVDLLSRHIYSSPRVYLRELLQNARDAITARREVDGGGGRIRITPLTAENGEFVLRDDGVGLTASEVADLLATVGRSSKRDIFDLPRSDYLGQFGIGLLSCFMVADTIVIRTRSARGGASVEWTGSADGTFQVAELDEELPIGTSVHLVPRFDADELLRPAAVRELATTFGEFLPVRVTIDTVGGDQDITRDPPFLDAAEDLEAAVRYGRDLLGASPLDVIELSEPATGTRGLAYVLPYAPPPGARQATRMYLGRMLLSERVDDVLPDWAFFVRAVIDSTGLAPTASRESLVEDAALERVREQLGAGIRRWVLELGLREPHRLAQFVAVHEVGLKSLVRHDEELARFITRWLTVETTHGTIRVGDLVERYPHIRYAQTVDEFRQVAGISPADEVLVNGGYLYDADLVRMLPELHPHVLVEQVDVTGELDRLDPPPLDDRDAAVALEARAGAVLTASDCSVVVRSIDRPDLAALYVADPEVLRAIDRSRTKGITGALWGGVLDRIDQTFSSSREEDLSARLCLNWSNRVVRALVRVQDDAVFARTVQLLYIQALLAGHHPLSDADRALMTTALSDLVSLSAGLEGDTIPFDEAR